The window CAACGGAAGCGGTTCCGACCCGATCCGGAGAAGCGCTTGGCCTGACCCGGGAAATCGGTTATAGTTCGGAGCGAAAGAGGGATGCCTCTGTATGGATTCGGAAGCAAACAGGAGGCTCGATGGAAGCGCTGGAGCATCAGCTGGTGCTGTTCCTGGAGAGATTGTTCCAGGGAATGGGTTGGGGCGGCGTCGTGGCGATCATGGCCCTGGAGAGCGCCAACATCCCGATCCCCAGCGAGGTGACCATGCCGCTGGCGGGCTGGATGCTGGTTCAGGCCCGCGGCGGGACGTTGCTCCGGGCCGTCCTGGAAGGCGGGTTCTACGGTGGGTTGGGATGCACCCTGGGCTCCCTGCTCTCCTATGCCCTGGGGTATTACGGCGGGCGGCCCTTCCTGTTCCGATATGGGCGCTACCTGCTGATCCACCCGCGGGATCTGGAGGCCGCGGATCGCTGGTTCGCCCGCTGGGGGATGTGGGCGACCTTCATCTCCCGTCTGCTGCCCATCGTGCGCACCTTTATCTCCTTCCCGGCCGGCGTCGCCCGCGTCTCCGTCTTCCCCTTCACCCTCCTCACCTTCACCGGATCGTTCCTCTGGTGCGCCGGCCTGGCTGCGGGAGGCTACATCTTCGGGCAACATTGGGAGGAGCTGCGCCGCCTCATGCGCCCCTTCGACATCCCCATCGCCCTGGCCCTGCTGGCCGGCTTCGCTTATTACCTCTATCGGCACATCCGCCACGCTCGGGAAGGTTACGAAGCGCTGCGCCCGGCCCTCCAGGAAGCGGATCCCCCGGGGGAGGAATAACGCGGATCACGCACCCCCGGGCTCGGAGCAGTTTTTCGTAAAGCCGGAGGACAAACCCTATAATTTTAAGCGCCGATCCGGCGTTTTCGATCCCTTCCGAAGCGGATGCTTCGGCCACAGGAAAGTCCCGTTCGGCGACCTCCGGGCGGTGGGAGGCCATGGACCCCCGCCCGGGTGAGGGCTTTCAGCAAATTCGGGAGGTTTTCTCATGCCTTCTGTGGAAGCTTTGCTTGCTCATCTCAAAGATGAAGCCACGCCGCTTTCCATCCCGCGGCTTTACTGGCTTTCGGACCTGAGCGAGGAGGAGCTCGAGCAGGTCGCACGGGTCTGGCTGACGCTGTCGACGGCGCGGCGGCGGGCCATCATGAGCCATCTGGTGGACATCAGCGAAGAGAACACGGAGGTGGACTTCGGGCGCATCTTCCGCATGGCCCTGAGCGACCCGGATCCCGAGGTGCGGGCGCTGGCCATCGACGGGTTGTGGTATGAGGATCAGGACCTCCAGCTGATGCGGCGCTTCTTCGAGCTGTTCGAGAAAGATCCATCCGTGGAAGTGCGGGCTCGGGCGGCCATCGGGCTGGGGCGCTATCTCTTCAACGCCTGCATCATGGAACAGATCCCCCTCTCCGCGGTGCGCCCGGCCATCGAGGCGTTGCGGCAGGCGTTCTACAATCCGGAGGAGCCCCTGGAGGTGCGCCGGCGCGCCCTGGAGGCCCTGGGCAACACCCTGGAGCCGGACCTCCCGCTGATGATCGCCCGGGCTTATGAGGATCCCGACGAGCGGATGCGGATGAGCGCCGTCTTCGCTATGGGCCGCACCGGCGAGGAGCGTTGGGTGCCCTATGTGATGGAGGCGCTGCGCAGCCCCAGCCCCGCCATGCGCTATGAGGCGGTGGTAGCCGCCGGCGAGATCGGCATCCGGGAGGCCGTCCCCCTCCTGGCCCGCCTGATCGAGGAGGGGGACGCGGAGATCCAGGAGGCCGCGATCTGGGCCCTGGGGGAGATCGGCGGCCCGCGAGCCCGGGAGATCCTGGAGGAGCTGGCCGAAGGAGAGGACGAGGACCTCGCCGCCCTGGCCGAGGAAGCCCTCGAGGAGCTGAACCTGATGGAAGAGGCCGAGACGTTCCTGCCCCTGCTCGAGATGGACCTGGAGTCCGACGCGGCCGAGGCGGAGGCCTGGCAGGCCCTCTGGGAGGAGGAGGAAGAGGAGGAAGGCGGGGAAGACGATGAGGAGGGGCGACGGGATTGACGCGGAGGACGGAGCGCCACCGGTGATCCTGCGCCTGATCCCCCAGATCCTCTTCCACGATCTGACCCCGGTCCTTCTGGCGATCGCCGCGGGCTGGCTTCTGGGCCGCTACCTGGATGTGCCTTCCCATCCGGCGGCCCGCCTCTCCTTTTACATCCTGAACCCCTCCCTGGTCTATATGTCTCTGGTCCGCTCGGACATCAGCGGCGTGGAGCTGTTCCGGTTCCTGGGCTTCGCCGCCTCCGTGCCTTTCGTCGCGGGAGGCTTCGGCCTGCTCCTCAGCCTGGCTCTGGGCCTCTCCGCCGCGGAGCGGACCGCCCTGATGCTCACGGCGATGTTCGTGAACGCCGGCAGCTACGGGCTGGGGGTCGTGCAACGGGCCTTCGGAGATGCCGCC is drawn from Thermoflexus hugenholtzii and contains these coding sequences:
- a CDS encoding DedA family protein, which translates into the protein MEALEHQLVLFLERLFQGMGWGGVVAIMALESANIPIPSEVTMPLAGWMLVQARGGTLLRAVLEGGFYGGLGCTLGSLLSYALGYYGGRPFLFRYGRYLLIHPRDLEAADRWFARWGMWATFISRLLPIVRTFISFPAGVARVSVFPFTLLTFTGSFLWCAGLAAGGYIFGQHWEELRRLMRPFDIPIALALLAGFAYYLYRHIRHAREGYEALRPALQEADPPGEE
- a CDS encoding HEAT repeat domain-containing protein translates to MPSVEALLAHLKDEATPLSIPRLYWLSDLSEEELEQVARVWLTLSTARRRAIMSHLVDISEENTEVDFGRIFRMALSDPDPEVRALAIDGLWYEDQDLQLMRRFFELFEKDPSVEVRARAAIGLGRYLFNACIMEQIPLSAVRPAIEALRQAFYNPEEPLEVRRRALEALGNTLEPDLPLMIARAYEDPDERMRMSAVFAMGRTGEERWVPYVMEALRSPSPAMRYEAVVAAGEIGIREAVPLLARLIEEGDAEIQEAAIWALGEIGGPRAREILEELAEGEDEDLAALAEEALEELNLMEEAETFLPLLEMDLESDAAEAEAWQALWEEEEEEEGGEDDEEGRRD